Part of the Bombina bombina isolate aBomBom1 chromosome 8, aBomBom1.pri, whole genome shotgun sequence genome is shown below.
GATGACATCAcggtctgggctgcatatggcatccaatcaaaaAAGGCCCACTAGTTGGATTCaaaagactgtcaatgctattcagcagactgCATAGaagcagcccagatcgtgatgtcagcagtgggtggagcttggcagccatttcaaactggccagaaacaatattcatttcaaaataacttttttaccgtccctgctgcattatatagaaagggaAAAGAgggttatttgcagcttaatctaaggtaagactttaagatgactaaggtgttgactgcccctttaaaccacagttagaatgttttctttttgcacttttttcttgcaAATCTATAAGTTCTCACTGTATAGAAAGGGATCTTGCTCAAGTAATAGAATGCTCTAATAAGCACTTTTATGTAAACAACAAGAATCTCACTAGAGACGTCATTGACGTTTTGACGTCATTTCCGCAATGACTACGATCACTACGGACCAAAcgatgttttttgggggttttttgcaattttattttttacttttggaaATTTACACGTTATCATCAGATGAATTAGTTATGAACTttgagatatacacatacactttgaGTATCACATTGATCGTTTATTCCCATATGAAATTATATTTTGGTACGTTAGGACTCTTTATTATAAGATCATGAGACATTTGGATAGCGTAACATCATACCTTATATAAGGAATAAAATTAAGGGTATTGATTGCATAATACACATTATTAAGGATGTTTACCATATATGAATTTATCTAAATGTGAAACATATACTGCAAACAAAGGGTTAAAATGCTGGGAGCCGGCCTCTTAGAGGGAGACTCTCAGGTGTTTGtcattataaattgttttaattgattttattggtaaggttggtttatatatatatataagagctatgTTCAGTATGTattatatgcctgaagaaacagcgttggtactgagaaacgcgttgcatgtttacAAGGAGGGTTATTTTATGCCCTGCCTTTTGGTTCCTGTCTTTTTAtcattgatttttaaaataaatttcattttttaaataacattggaaCCTATACTGATCATTTCATATACTATCCACCATCTACCAACCATTACCACTGGGATTGGATTTGCCCTGTGTGGAAATCCCTTTGAGTTTCCTTGCCTCCTGTCTGTAGAgctgttcctgtgttccagtttcaAGGAATTAAAGTACAAGTGTTCCTGCATACACATTGGAAACTCAGCAAGCTGGGTTGTTGAGATTACCAAGTACGtgtctgatagcactgtatgagtgcttttctaaaatgtgagtaccctgttgtggataCATACAAACCTGCTGCATTGttttactggtacacacatgcgcctctctttttcttccaCCTTTTCTCTAAGCACTTTTATGTGCCTTTAAGGTTGTTGAAATAAACTCACAATCCCACATGATGGTTAGGGGGTTTAACACTTAAAAGGATGTTAAAAACTTTGAGATACTATAAAATGTagaaaaatatgtagaaaaaagaaACTTTGCATTAGACATTCATTATTTGCTTCGTCCCCTTttatagacaaaattaaacttttatgattctgatagagcatgcaattttaacagatattcaaatttactttcatAATCAAATATTGacagtctttttattttcacactttctgaggtactagCTACTACTGAGCGTGTGCAGTTCACAGGGAAAACGCATATGAGTCAGTGATTGGTTGATGgcaatcacatgatacagggggccagcaaattgaagtaaatttgtcaCAACAAAATCTACTTAGATTTCAGGATAAGTTCAATaccactgtatttaatggttctttaattcTGAAAACTGTAATTTCCATTTCCATTTAAAATGGAAGTTTAGAACCCATGTCTGTGTGTACTACAtgaattttatattttgaaaaatataatgtAGTTCTGTCCTTTTTCTCCATGAATCACATAATAACAACAACTTTTCACAACTCAGTGAATCTATCATTTTCTCAAACTTCTAAATGCACTTTTAAAACagaccatttttttaaaacatatgaaaatacttttttattttacagttttttcattgCAAAAGGAGAAAAGAGTTATACAAAGATAAAAAGCCAAAATGTACAAAAccatagaaaaaaaatagaaaaatacatgaaAAAATATACAAAACGAAAATCCAAATACAGTTTTGTTAGAAAAAGAATCTGCATTTCTGTGACCGAGGTCAACTCGTTAATAAACTTAGTTAATAGTTTACTGCCTGCAAGGAGCTGAATTTCACACTAGCAGTGAAACATTTAATACTGTGAAATATTAGAAAAAATCCATACTTTATACAGTAATTTTACTGTAACTTGCGGCGGTGGCTTTCCTGACAAACGCACAGCGTTTGTGAATCAATTATAGCTGtaaattagtaaaaaataaaaaaatagaacaaggTCTCTGtaataatattttccttttttacagagaaACTCATTGTATGATTTATGAAACTGTATCATATGTGTATACCCAAATATATTTCAGTtagcattaaaaaaaatgcaaattacgttacacagaaaataaaatgttattatgttaataggaaaaacatcagtatgaaATATTGAACAAGGATAAGATGGAATTAGGTATTTGTTCTGACTATTTTATAAAAGTACAGTGGCTTAGTGATCATAATAACCCAATTAGTTATAGACCTGATCATCAATTTCAGTTTTTGGAACTACAGAACTGTAGTAAGACATTtcaatattttgttgaaaagctaagttaaatttattattatttttattttttgcctcaAACACTATCAACTTTATAATCCAAGTTCATTTCCTAGGTTCTTGATTCACAGTAATCTCTCTGTGAAAATATCTTTTGCtatcatttgatttattttatttttatttcattagataatacAACTTAATTGGGAGTTTTGTCAACATTTAAATGAAATCAGAGAACTGATAAAAGTTATCACCACTAAATACTAATGTATTGTTCTGGTTtgtatgtgagaaaaaaaatgaaacattaatAATATATTGAGCATTagtaaactgaaaaataaaaacgCTAGAGAAGTGAGTACTTACTAAAACATTTCGAATGGCCTGTGATGTTGCTCAGCATTGTAAGCTACTATGTGTCAAGTAACATTTTTCATATGAACATTTCTAGTAAGCAACTGAGTTCAAATATTGTTTTGTAAACTGTCAGTTGgtaaaatagaatttaaaagaaaaacaaattttctcaaaataatgtttttttttgtttttctttaagatATAGTTTCTAATAAGTCACTGTTAAGGGACATTCAGCAATATGCAAATAGACAAATTACCAGCATGTGTTAGAAATGAATTGAAGATGTAACTCAAGAACATTGTATACATTCTGGAATTGATTTGTTTGTAAATATGTATAGGCTCACCAATTACTTTTTTTCCTGCTTTCCaatgtttaaaaacatttaaattgaaaaatgttctgcCAGACGTTGGGTTAATTGAAACTTCaagtttaaataacaaaaaaaaagaaacaaatttgtaTTAAACAGACATTCGTTGTTGATTCTAAGGTGATATCTTAAAATGTGCTACTTTGGATGTTCTtgtgattagttttttttattttcatgctgTCACTATCTTTCAGGGGCCAGATGagttctctggtctggtgagattatctaataaatcttgtcagtactgtgagatcCCTCAAAGAATTTAAGAATTTAAATTTAGGCAAATTATAAattgagacataggggccgatttatcattttctgtccgacatgatacgctgtagcgtatcatgtccggcagactttgctgaatgccgacagcgtttaacattgcacacgccgttctggtgaactgattgtgcaatgccgccccctgcagattcgcagacaatcggctactagcaggggggtgtcaatcaacccgatcgtacatgatcgggcggattgcagaccacagacTCAGAAGCaggggaccagttatggagcagcggtcttaagactgcagcttcataactgctgtttccggcgagcctgaagtctcacgcagaaacaggagcatcaggggccattcggcccttgataaatcggccccatagcttTTACATAGCTTAGAATTAAAGATGATTAGTGTGAGCAGCTCTATGACTATTTTTATTGTAATGTGACCTGTAATGTATAAATTGTTTAAAACTTCTACAGTATAAAAACAGCTCATGCACATTCAGCAAAATGTCACAACAATATTCTCATTCTCTAGACCAGGGTTCTGCAAacatttttccccaagacccagtgcaatgataccaaaTACTTTCATAACCCTAATATTATGCTTGGTCTAAACATTTCTGTGACTATAATATATGCTTacattattcctgattgtagtcaaacttgttgtataggtaataacacacacaccacatactcactTACAATACACACCATATActctcacaacacacacactcatacaacacagacaccacaACTTTCATACAAGataaacaccacacactctcatacaacacagacaccacacactttcatacaacacacaccacatacactctcatacaacacagataCCACAACTTTCATACAAGataaacaccacacactctcatacaacacagacaccacacactttcatacaacacaccacacacacacactcatacaacacagacaccacacactttcatacaacacacaccacacgctttcatacaacacacaccacacacacactcatacaacacagacaccacaACTTTCATACAACataaacaccacacactctcatacaacagaccatacactctcatacaacacacacaccatacacactctcatacaacacacacaccacacactctcatacagcatgcactctcatataacacacacaccacacactctcatacaacacagacaccacaactttcatataacacacacaccacacacgctcAAACAACACAGACACCACAACTTTCATGCAAGataaacaccacacactctcatacaacacagacaccacacactttcatacaacacacacagactatcatacaacacacacacacaccacacactctcataaaacacacactctcatataacacacacacaccacacacacactcctactacACACAAGTCATAACACAGTAAACATGGTGTTTCGAACCAGTAATGGGTCCCCAccagtggtttgaagaaccctgctctagactATCTATCtgcaatattgcaataataataatctGTAGAAAACCTATTTATTTTTCTGAAGTATTGGTATTAGCAAATGTTGTTAGTACTCATGCCCTATAGTGcacaagacacgtgcatgctcttgGGTCTAATGTTGTATGTTTTATTGAAAGAAGCTTGATTTCAACAATTAACTGgacattaaaatgtaatgctcaaatgttacatttaaatattCTATTGTTAACATCTTACCATCTGAaaggcaaaaaatggccattttcatAGTTGCTAGAATTATTTTGTTTATAGCCGCAAGTGAGTGACGGAGATTTATCAGTTTATCTCATCCAAAAACGGAAAAtatactaatatttaaaaaaaacttatcaaGACTATTTTTTCATAGAAAATCAACTATCACAATGTTTgattgtagataaatcatttgatcagCTTTTCTAAAGCATTAGAATATAATCCCCCATTTAAAATAGAAAAATCTATCAAACCTTTTAGTACAAGATTTAAGTTTTGCATAATTAAAAGCCACCAAATAATAGAAACAAGTATATTTTACACTAAAGTATATACCAGTGACAGGCAACGCATGACAATGGTCTTAAAAGAacattaagggacagtctagtcaaaattacactttcatgattcagatagggcatgcgattttaaacaactttccaatttacttttatcatcaaatgtgctttgttcttttggtattctttgttgaaagctaaacctaggtaggttcatatgcaaatttctaagcccttatagGCCTCCTCTTATttgagtgcattttgacagctttcacagctagacagtgctagcttGTGTGTGCCATAGAGATAGCATTGCGctgactcctgtggagttatttattagtcagcactgattggctaaaatacaagtctgtcaaaagaactgaaaaaaggaggacagtctgcagaggcttagatacaaggtaatcaagggattatctatctttttcatcaatacaaattctggagtagactgtccctttaaaataatacctttatatatgtttagtagatATCAGCAACTCATCACTGTACTGCAAAACATCTGCATACAAATATGTCTTAAAACAGTTGCAAATGATCATTTAGAAAAATGTGCTTGGTTTTGCCATTTTTAAGATATACCTCTTAAAAATCGCTTGACTGATATGTTTATCTGGTTTCCTATGATGTGGCCAATCTGAGACCAGATATAAAGTCCTTTGTCCAAGGCCAATATCACTttgtagcatgtagcagggtcagttTGCAACATAGCAAGGCACTCTAGCCTTTGTGAGGGGGTATTTAAAAAGCATCATTATCACATGAAATTTACAGGAAAAAATAGCTAATGTACACTGCATTTAATTGTGCATGCCTAAAAAggtttttggtatttttttgtgtttaaatatgcccttaaagggacagtctaggccaaaataaactttcatgattcagacagggcatgtaattttaaacaattttccaatttacttttatcaccaattttgctttgttctcttggtattcttagttgaaagcttaacctaggaggttcatatgctaatttcttagaccttgaagcccacctctttcagattgcattttaacagtttttcaccactagagggtgttagttcacatatttcatatagataacactgtgctcgtgcacgagaagttatctgggagcaggcactgattggctagactgcaagtctgtcaaaagaactgaaaaaaggggcagtttgcagaggcttagatacaagataatcacagaggttaaaagtgtattattataactgtgatggttatgcaaaactgggaaatgggtaataaagggattatctatcttttaaaacaataaaaattctggtgtagactgtccctttaacatggcatATTTGTAATCCCTAATTCCTCAAGAACTTTGCACAGCTATGGTTTAGCCCTTTGTTGTACATGATAGGTCTGCTGATGCCACATCTTCATGCTGCCCACCCCGGGTAAAGACAGAAACACAAATACTGTACAGTAATCTTTAAATAATTGTGGATGATTTATATTTTATCAGAGCAACCTAGCTAATTTTTTGTAAATTCTCTTGGGTTATAAGTAAAATAACTGTTTTTAATATTCTCTTATGGAAAACAAAATTTTATAGAGGTTATAAAGTTAATCAAATCTTCTTACATCCctaatatatacaaagaaaaaaataaagaaaatgatccTTGCTTTTTCTTGTtagttatcacttttttttttaacaagaccGGATTTATGATTGTCAACGAATATAATTCAAACAGGTATAagaaatgcctttttttttctttatatataaaaaacattttcattgtttccagttagtttaaaaaaacaaaacaaacctaagCCATCCAGTGCTTATTATAAAATACTGACAAAAAATAGCACAAAATGGTTAAATGTCTCTATTATAAATCATTTGCTTTTAACAGTCCATATTTTAAGAGTTTAAGTAATCAGAAAATGGTTAAATCTTCTTAATCACATCCTTGGgtttaatttttttccctattcCAAGGCAAACTGAGAATAATACTAACTTACAAACATCCGATTCCACATATAGAGAGGAGTATTTGTAACAATAATACTGGTCTTCTGGCACAAACTGTTCAACCTTGTCTTCAGGTCTGCATCCAATGAATGTGATATACATCCCCGGATAAAAACTGTTTATAACGTCCTTACAAAGTGGAAATCTAGTAGAAGCTTCCCAAATGTGACTGCACGTGAGTATTAGGATGTCGTGGAACATTTGGGTTGGGGTAGATGTTTGCACTTGGGGAACTCCAGTATGGTGATGTTGCTCCAAAGAAGCCAGAAGATGCTACTGGCATTGAGGAAGGGTGAGAAGGGACAAAGTTGACCTTCTGTTGATGGGTATGGTAGGATGGCATGTATGAAAACTCTGAAGGGTATTTATACATGGATGTCTCCGTTGGGTGGGGCTGTAAAGCCTGAGCAATACCATGAAAGTCAAATTTGTAGGCATAGCGTTTTCCATGAACTTTAGTCATGATATTTTTATCATAGTAGTATCTTAGTGCTCTGCTCAACTTGTCGTAGTTCATATTCGGCTTGCTTTTCCTTTCACCCCATCTTCGTGCAACCTCATCTGGGTCTGTCATTTTAAACTCTCCATTTGTTCCTTCCCAGGTGATACAGCTAGCATTGGAACTGTCCGATAGCAGCTCTAAGAGGAACTGCCACAGTTGAATCTGCCCACTGCCTGCAAGGAACCAACACATTaggaaaataaatatctttatactATTATAGATGCTGTAGGCAACGactccatgttttgtttttttcagatcgATTATTTAATACTCCGCAATAACTCTAGCTTATCTCCTGAGTTCATTATACAAATACCTAGAAGAATGTATTTTATTAACACACACCACAATGATTTCTGACTTTCACTTTCTTTTTAAGAAGAATTTTGATGGtcaaaatcagaaaaaataaataataataataataataataaatcattgcTATCATATTTACCTGGATTAGCTAGTCTGCTACTTGTAGGCCCCAATATTTGGTAAGGATCTGTAAGATAAAACAATTTGTTACAAATACCTTGATATAGTAAGGAAAAAATGGCACAAAAGCACGAGATATTCAAACTTTAGTAATCTCAAATTCATTCCTCAAGCATCTGATGCACTATTGTGAATTTCTCTACCTCCATACCAGAATGGTTGGGAGTTTTGTTTATATAGTCTCTTGTGTTATTGTGCTGTTAATATAATTACTGTTTTATCATTGCCTAAAATTAATTTACAGATACTCCTGTTatcaaaaaagtgggaaaaaacccaaACCATGCAAATGATATGCCCTATTCCAGCTAACCCTGCCCATGACATGCCAAATCCTGTCCGCTGCACACCTGGAGCCCCGTCCCTACTGTCACAGTCGTACCCACAAGGCACCCTCACCTGCCAGTCCCAGAAAGCTTCCAGGAAAATTTGGGATGCAAGTGGTCTTAATCCAAGTTTTAAACACAGAGATTCAGTCAATCCACCTGTCTGTCCTGGTCAGACCAGTACCTAAAATTATACATCTGAACTTCTCCATTTCATATATAAACTAAAGGCTGCTAAAACTCATGGAGTTCTAAGATTTATTTATGTCAAGCTCATACTGAAAAATGTAGCTGTGCAGAGTGACAAAAATGAGTCACATCAGGGGTGGAGTTATTGATCTTTATCAAACTGTGACTTCTATACGGTCCTGAGGAGCTGTAGAAGGACAATGTACAGAGATAGGTTAATGTAAAGTTACTTactgtcctcttttttttttattgacgtaATTTAATTTTTGTCTTAATCTGTCTTTATTTCCCAACCATGGCCCCTCTCTGTTTCCCTTTCCACTCTCTGTACCATGTAAACAACCAATCCCATCCCATCCCTACAAATATTCCCTGGAAACTTTCTGAGACAGGGAGATGAAGGGACTTGTCAGACCCACAAGTGCTTTATGGGTTTGGCAATTACAGCAAGTGCCAGAATGGACGTACCATGGGGAGACTGAAAAATCCTGGGCTTGGCCACACAACGTAAGGAGTTCACTTGGTGGAGATGGGAAAGTGCAAGGAATATAGGACATTTGCCCTGGTTTGAGACATGTGGGCAGACTTACAAACTCATAACAATCTCACAAGATCTAGGTTGGTTGAGAGGTCTGCCACTACCAATGTGACCTACCTAAGACGGTAACTTacgggcagggccctctactccaTAATCATTTCGGTAACTGTCTTTTTCTACATTTACCATGACATAATTTACCTATGTTCATGCTTCTACAGAATATGTTTGTGCTCTATGAATAAAtgataactatttttattttagggcATGCCAAAGACTACATTGTTAGTATCCATATAATTTGTGATACCTGGCTGGGGGCGTTGTTGTTCACTGCCTTTGTTCACATTTTGATTTGTTACAACTGGAGGACCTGAAAAgcagaaaattatattaaaaaatgcagATGGTGATGCCAGTATATAATACCAACAATGTAATATGCAAATGCTAACTGTATAAAAGAGAAGTAAAAAAGTAAATGTATTTCTATGGTAcaccaaaaaaattatatttttaaattttctacattttttaataatatttatattctgGACATTTTGTTTTCATTGAGGTGAGGGTGCATCTTTGTCCATTAATACTGAATACGTCCTTATGGGCCAGTGTGCAATTTATACCAGTTGATGCTTGTATTAAACCTGCTCTACCAGATGGTTTTAAAATTATAATGTGTAATTTCTCCTCTTTCAAATGTTTGatagaaaatagctgtttttataactcctttaaagggacagtctagtcaaaattaaactttcatgagtcagatagggcaggcaatttaaacaactttcaaatttactttatcatccaatttactttgttttctttgtattctttgttgaaagctaaacctaggtaggctcatatgctaatttctatgcccttgagggccacctcttatcttagtgcattttgacagtttttcacagttagacagcactaattcatgtgagccatatagacactattgtgctcactcccgtggagttatttatgagtcatcactgattggctaaactgcacgtCTGTCcaaagagataagggggcagtttgcaaaggaatagatacaaggtaatcacagaggtaaaaagtgtatgaatataaccatgttggttatgcaaaactggggaatgggtaataaagggattatctatctttttaagcaatacaaaatctggagtatactgtcccttttaatctagGGCACATTCCAATTATTATCTACACACATGTTGTAACTCCCATACTTTGGCTGTTGTAACAGTTAAAATTACTTACTTTTTGCATTTGTTACTACAGGACTCATGGGATTTCCCCATCCAGATCTCCTGACCACATCATAGGAGGGGTCtgcaaaaacacatttaaaaaataaa
Proteins encoded:
- the FLI1 gene encoding Friend leukemia integration 1 transcription factor isoform X1, yielding MDGTIKEALSVVSDDQSLFESAYGASSQLPKEDMTASGSPDYGQPHKITSMPPQQDWINQPLRVNIKREYEHINGSRESPVDCSINKCSKLIGGPENNTMAYNSYMDEKNGPPPPNMTTNERRVIVPADPTLWSQDHVRQWLEWAIKEYGLIEIDTSLFQNVDGKELCKMNKEDFLRGTSMYNTEVLLSHLSYLRESSSSLSYNAPAHTEQSSRVTAKEDPSYDVVRRSGWGNPMSPVVTNAKSPPVVTNQNVNKGSEQQRPQPDPYQILGPTSSRLANPGSGQIQLWQFLLELLSDSSNASCITWEGTNGEFKMTDPDEVARRWGERKSKPNMNYDKLSRALRYYYDKNIMTKVHGKRYAYKFDFHGIAQALQPHPTETSMYKYPSEFSYMPSYHTHQQKVNFVPSHPSSMPVASSGFFGATSPYWSSPSANIYPNPNVPRHPNTHVQSHLGSFY
- the FLI1 gene encoding Friend leukemia integration 1 transcription factor isoform X2, translating into MTASGSPDYGQPHKITSMPPQQDWINQPLRVNIKREYEHINGSRESPVDCSINKCSKLIGGPENNTMAYNSYMDEKNGPPPPNMTTNERRVIVPADPTLWSQDHVRQWLEWAIKEYGLIEIDTSLFQNVDGKELCKMNKEDFLRGTSMYNTEVLLSHLSYLRESSSSLSYNAPAHTEQSSRVTAKEDPSYDVVRRSGWGNPMSPVVTNAKSPPVVTNQNVNKGSEQQRPQPDPYQILGPTSSRLANPGSGQIQLWQFLLELLSDSSNASCITWEGTNGEFKMTDPDEVARRWGERKSKPNMNYDKLSRALRYYYDKNIMTKVHGKRYAYKFDFHGIAQALQPHPTETSMYKYPSEFSYMPSYHTHQQKVNFVPSHPSSMPVASSGFFGATSPYWSSPSANIYPNPNVPRHPNTHVQSHLGSFY